Genomic window (Croceicoccus sp. Ery15):
GCGCGCCGACTGGTCGACAATCTCGCCGCGGGCTTCCTGCCTCGCCCCTAAGGGCCCAAATGGCGCGCGGGGTTTCACCTCACAACTTGCTCGTAAGCTCGGGCACGGCCTTGTAGAGATCGGCGACGAGGCCGATGTCTGCGACCTGGAAGATGGGGGCATCCTCGTCCTTGTTGATGGCGATGATGGTCTTGGAGTCCTTCATGCCGGCAAGGTGCTGGATGGCGCCGCTGATGCCGATGGCGATATAGACTTCGGGTGCGACGATCTTGCCCGTCTGGCCGACCTGATAGTCGTTGGGGACATAGCCTGCATCCACGGCGGCACGCGATGCGCCCACGCCTGCGCCGAGCTTGTCGGCAAGCGGCATGATCGTCGCCTCGAAGGTCTCGGCGTCCTTCAGCGCGCGGCCGCCCGATACGATGATCTTCGCGCTGGTCAGTTCGGGGCGTTCGCTCTTGGCGAGTTCGGCACTGACAAAGCTCGACTTGCCGGTGTCGCCAGTGGAGGCAACGGCTTCGATCGCAGCGCTGCCGCCGGTGGCTTCCGCCTTGTCGAAGGCGGTGCCGCGTACGGTGATGACCAGCTTGGGATCGCTCGATTCAACCGTGGCGATGGCATTGCCTGCATAGATCGGGCGGGTGAAGCTCTTGTCGCTCTCGACCGACAGGATATCGCTGATCTGCATCACGTCGAGCAGCGCTGCCACGCGCGGGGCGATATTCTTGCCGGTGGTGGTGGCAGGAAACAGCACCGCGTCATGATCGGACATGAGATTGACGATCAGCGGCGCGACATTCTCGGCCAGCTGGTGTTCGTATGCCGCGTCATCCGCGACATGGACCTTGCCCACGCCCGCGATCTTCGCGGTGGCATCGGCCACAGTGCCGCAGCCCGCACCCGCGATCAGCAGGTGCACCTCGCCCAGCTTCGCAGCAG
Coding sequences:
- a CDS encoding electron transfer flavoprotein subunit alpha/FixB family protein, producing MKTLVYVDHDNANLGDATLATVTAAAKLGEVHLLIAGAGCGTVADATAKIAGVGKVHVADDAAYEHQLAENVAPLIVNLMSDHDAVLFPATTTGKNIAPRVAALLDVMQISDILSVESDKSFTRPIYAGNAIATVESSDPKLVITVRGTAFDKAEATGGSAAIEAVASTGDTGKSSFVSAELAKSERPELTSAKIIVSGGRALKDAETFEATIMPLADKLGAGVGASRAAVDAGYVPNDYQVGQTGKIVAPEVYIAIGISGAIQHLAGMKDSKTIIAINKDEDAPIFQVADIGLVADLYKAVPELTSKL